A stretch of the Gossypium hirsutum isolate 1008001.06 chromosome D07, Gossypium_hirsutum_v2.1, whole genome shotgun sequence genome encodes the following:
- the LOC107953712 gene encoding pentatricopeptide repeat-containing protein At1g08070, chloroplastic isoform X1: MALPSTSVSVSTFPLHLLPASDPPYKLLQSHPSLSLLSKCKSIQTIKQVHSHIIKTGLHHTQFALSKLIEFCAVSPFGDLPYALLLFHSIDEPNQVIWNTLIRGLSLSSTPELAMEFYVKMIWSGILPNSYTFPFVLKSCTKMDSTQVGEQVHGQVLKLGLDSDAFVHTSLINMYAQTSQLGKARLVFDISPLRDAVSYTALITGYISIGYMESARELFDEIPVRDVVSWNAMIAGYVQAGQYEDALAFFKEMIEANVVPNESTLVTVLSGCSQSGSLEMGKWVRSWIDDHGLGFNIHIVNALIDMYSKCGDLDTASDLFKGLEQRDVISWNVMIGGYTHMSCHKEALGLFQRMLQSNIEPTDVTFLSILPACASLGALDLGKWIHAYIDKNIQYSDNISIWTSLIDMYAKCGSIEAAQQVFNSMKHRSLASWNAMISGLAMHGLAEKALELFSRMTNEGYKPDNITFVGVLSACSHAGLLDLGRQYFSSMVQDYAISPDLQHYGCMVNLLGRAGLFDEAEALIQNMEMKPDGAIWGSLLGACRVHKRVELGESVAKHLFELEPENPGVYVLLSNIYAGAGRWDDVARIRTLLNNKGMKKVPGCSSIEVDRVVHEFLVSDKVHPRCKEIYDMLNEVDTLLEKAGFVPDTSEVLQDMDEEWKEGALSHHSEKLAIAFGLISTKPGTTIRIVKNLRVCGNCHSATKLISKIFNREIIARDRNRFHHFKDGSCSCNDFW, translated from the coding sequence ATGGCGTTACCGTCAACTTCAGTCTCCGTATCTACTTTCCCTCTCCATCTCCTCCCTGCTTCAGACCCTCCTTACAAGCTCCTCCAAAGCCACCCATCTCTCTCCCTCCTCTCCAAATGCAAAAGCATCCAAACCATCAAACAAGTGCACTCCCACATCATCAAAACTGGCCTTCACCACACCCAGTTTGCTCTCAGCAAACTTATTGAGTTCTGCGCCGTTTCTCCTTTCGGTGACTTGCCTTATGCCCTTTTGCTCTTTCACTCCATTGATGAACCAAATCAAGTTATTTGGAATACGCTGATTAGAGGGCTTTCATTGAGTTCAACCCCCGAACTCGCCATGGAATTCTATGTTAAAATGATTTGGTCTGGTATTCTCCCGAATTCTTATACTTTTCCTTTCGTTTTGAAATCATGCACCAAAATGGATAGTACCCAGGTAGGGGAACAGGTTCATGGACAAGTTTTGAAGCTTGGACTTGACTCTGATGCGTTTGTTCACACTTCCCTTATCAACATGTACGCCCAGACTAGCCAACTGGGTAAAGCGCGCTTGGTGTTTGATATAAGTCCTCTAAGAGATGCAGTCTCTTATACAGCGTTGATAACGGGGTACATTTCCATTGGTTATATGGAAAGTGCTCGTGAACTTTTCGACGAAATTCCCGTGCGAGATGTAGTGTCCTGGAATGCGATGATTGCAGGGTATGTTCAAGCTGGTCAGTACGAAGACGCATTGGCCTTTTTCAAAGAGATGATTGAAGCAAATGTTGTTCCTAATGAAAGCACATTGGTGACGGTCCTTTCAGGTTGTTCTCAGTCGGGTTCTCTCGAAATGGGGAAATGGGTTAGGTCTTGGATTGATGATCATGGACTTGGTTTTAATATTCATATTGTCAATGCACTTATTGATATGTATTCTAAGTGTGGCGATTTGGACACAGCTTCGGATTTGTTCAAGGGTTTAGAGCAAAGGGATGTGATTTCATGGAATGTGATGATTGGTGGTTATACACATATGAGCTGCCATAAAGAAGCCTTAGGGCTTTTTCAGCGAATGCTACAATCAAATATAGAGCCGACCGATGTCACTTTCTTAAGCATTCTTCCTGCTTGTGCTAGCCTTGGTGCTCTTGATCTTGGCAAATGGATTCATGCTTATATAGATAAGAATATTCAGTATTCAGATAATATCTCTATTTGGACGAGTCTTATCGATATGTATGCCAAGTGTGGAAGTATAGAAGCAGCACAACAAGTCTTTAATAGTATGAAACACAGAAGTTTGGCTTCTTGGAATGCAATGATATCTGGACTAGCTATGCATGGGCTAGCAGAGAAGGCCCTTGAGCTTTTCTCACGAATGACCAACGAAGGATACAAACCTGATAATATCACATTCGTTGGCGTGTTATCTGCTTGTAGTCATGCTGGTTTGCTTGATCTTGGACGTCAGTATTTTAGTTCAATGGTCCAAGATTATGCAATTTCACCTGACTTGCAACATTATGGATGCATGGTGAATCTTCTGGGACGAGCTGGCTTGTTTGATGAAGCAGAAGCTTTGATCCAGAATATGGAAATGAAACCAGATGGTGCAATCTGGGGTTCTTTGCTTGGAGCTTGTAGAGTCCACAAACGCGTTGAGTTAGGTGAATCCGTGGCCAAGCATCTTTTTGAGTTGGAGCCTGAAAATCCTGGGGTTTATGTTCTCTTGTCAAATATCTATGCAGGAGCTGGTAGATGGGATGATGTAGCTCGAATAAGAACCTTGCTAAATAACAAGGGAATGAAGAAAGTTCCTGGTTGCAGCTCTATTGAGGTTGACAGAGTTGTTCATGAGTTCCTCGTCAGTGACAAAGTGCATCCTCGCTGCAAAGAAATTTATGACATGTTGAATGAAGTCGACACGCTTTTGGAGAAGGCTGGATTTGTACCTGATACATCCGAGGTGCTTCAGGACATGGATGAAGAATGGAAGGAAGGGGCCTTGAGTCATCATAGTGAGAAGTTAGCAATTGCTTTTGGATTGATCAGTACAAAGCCTGGGACAACAATAAGAATTGTAAAAAATCTTAGGGTATGTGGAAATTGCCATTCGGCTACTAAGCTGATATCAAAGATCTTCAACAGAGAAATTATTGCTAGAGACAGAAACCGCTTCCACCATTTCAAAGATGGTTCCTGCTCATGCAACGACTTCTGGTGA
- the LOC107953712 gene encoding pentatricopeptide repeat-containing protein At1g08070, chloroplastic isoform X2: MALPSTSVSVSTFPLHLLPASDPPYKLLQSHPSLSLLSKCKSIQTIKQVHSHIIKTGLHHTQFALSKLIEFCAVSPFGDLPYALLLFHSIDEPNQVIWNTLIRGLSLSSTPELAMEFYVKMIWSGILPNSYTFPFVLKSCTKMDSTQVGEQVHGQVLKLGLDSDAFVHTSLINMYAQTSQLGKARLVFDISPLRDAVSYTALITGYISIGYMESARELFDEIPVRDVVSWNAMIAGYVQAGQYEDALAFFKEMIEANVVPNESTLVTVLSGCSQSGSLEMGKWVRSWIDDHGLGFNIHIVNALIDMYSKCGDLDTASDLFKGLEQRDVISWNVMIGGYTHMSCHKEALGLFQRMLQSNIEPTDVTFLSILPACASLGALDLGKWIHAYIDKNIQYSDNISIWTSLIDMYAKCGSIEAAQQVFNSMKHRSLASWNAMISGLAMHGLAEKALELFSRMTNEGYKPDNITFVGVLSACSHAGLLDLGRQYFSSMVQDYAISPDLQHYGCMVNLLGRAGLFDEAEALIQNMEMKPDGAIWGSLLGACRVHKRVELGAGRWDDVARIRTLLNNKGMKKVPGCSSIEVDRVVHEFLVSDKVHPRCKEIYDMLNEVDTLLEKAGFVPDTSEVLQDMDEEWKEGALSHHSEKLAIAFGLISTKPGTTIRIVKNLRVCGNCHSATKLISKIFNREIIARDRNRFHHFKDGSCSCNDFW, translated from the exons ATGGCGTTACCGTCAACTTCAGTCTCCGTATCTACTTTCCCTCTCCATCTCCTCCCTGCTTCAGACCCTCCTTACAAGCTCCTCCAAAGCCACCCATCTCTCTCCCTCCTCTCCAAATGCAAAAGCATCCAAACCATCAAACAAGTGCACTCCCACATCATCAAAACTGGCCTTCACCACACCCAGTTTGCTCTCAGCAAACTTATTGAGTTCTGCGCCGTTTCTCCTTTCGGTGACTTGCCTTATGCCCTTTTGCTCTTTCACTCCATTGATGAACCAAATCAAGTTATTTGGAATACGCTGATTAGAGGGCTTTCATTGAGTTCAACCCCCGAACTCGCCATGGAATTCTATGTTAAAATGATTTGGTCTGGTATTCTCCCGAATTCTTATACTTTTCCTTTCGTTTTGAAATCATGCACCAAAATGGATAGTACCCAGGTAGGGGAACAGGTTCATGGACAAGTTTTGAAGCTTGGACTTGACTCTGATGCGTTTGTTCACACTTCCCTTATCAACATGTACGCCCAGACTAGCCAACTGGGTAAAGCGCGCTTGGTGTTTGATATAAGTCCTCTAAGAGATGCAGTCTCTTATACAGCGTTGATAACGGGGTACATTTCCATTGGTTATATGGAAAGTGCTCGTGAACTTTTCGACGAAATTCCCGTGCGAGATGTAGTGTCCTGGAATGCGATGATTGCAGGGTATGTTCAAGCTGGTCAGTACGAAGACGCATTGGCCTTTTTCAAAGAGATGATTGAAGCAAATGTTGTTCCTAATGAAAGCACATTGGTGACGGTCCTTTCAGGTTGTTCTCAGTCGGGTTCTCTCGAAATGGGGAAATGGGTTAGGTCTTGGATTGATGATCATGGACTTGGTTTTAATATTCATATTGTCAATGCACTTATTGATATGTATTCTAAGTGTGGCGATTTGGACACAGCTTCGGATTTGTTCAAGGGTTTAGAGCAAAGGGATGTGATTTCATGGAATGTGATGATTGGTGGTTATACACATATGAGCTGCCATAAAGAAGCCTTAGGGCTTTTTCAGCGAATGCTACAATCAAATATAGAGCCGACCGATGTCACTTTCTTAAGCATTCTTCCTGCTTGTGCTAGCCTTGGTGCTCTTGATCTTGGCAAATGGATTCATGCTTATATAGATAAGAATATTCAGTATTCAGATAATATCTCTATTTGGACGAGTCTTATCGATATGTATGCCAAGTGTGGAAGTATAGAAGCAGCACAACAAGTCTTTAATAGTATGAAACACAGAAGTTTGGCTTCTTGGAATGCAATGATATCTGGACTAGCTATGCATGGGCTAGCAGAGAAGGCCCTTGAGCTTTTCTCACGAATGACCAACGAAGGATACAAACCTGATAATATCACATTCGTTGGCGTGTTATCTGCTTGTAGTCATGCTGGTTTGCTTGATCTTGGACGTCAGTATTTTAGTTCAATGGTCCAAGATTATGCAATTTCACCTGACTTGCAACATTATGGATGCATGGTGAATCTTCTGGGACGAGCTGGCTTGTTTGATGAAGCAGAAGCTTTGATCCAGAATATGGAAATGAAACCAGATGGTGCAATCTGGGGTTCTTTGCTTGGAGCTTGTAGAGTCCACAAACGCGTTGAGTTAG GAGCTGGTAGATGGGATGATGTAGCTCGAATAAGAACCTTGCTAAATAACAAGGGAATGAAGAAAGTTCCTGGTTGCAGCTCTATTGAGGTTGACAGAGTTGTTCATGAGTTCCTCGTCAGTGACAAAGTGCATCCTCGCTGCAAAGAAATTTATGACATGTTGAATGAAGTCGACACGCTTTTGGAGAAGGCTGGATTTGTACCTGATACATCCGAGGTGCTTCAGGACATGGATGAAGAATGGAAGGAAGGGGCCTTGAGTCATCATAGTGAGAAGTTAGCAATTGCTTTTGGATTGATCAGTACAAAGCCTGGGACAACAATAAGAATTGTAAAAAATCTTAGGGTATGTGGAAATTGCCATTCGGCTACTAAGCTGATATCAAAGATCTTCAACAGAGAAATTATTGCTAGAGACAGAAACCGCTTCCACCATTTCAAAGATGGTTCCTGCTCATGCAACGACTTCTGGTGA
- the LOC107953711 gene encoding zinc finger CCCH domain-containing protein 39 encodes MNYPESRSSFMRTPQSTYAGSDAIGIWPEFPMNDWQFDPHSEFEQQQQQQSPPFKRLRHSEDNQSNIVQCTPTIPRMPSNPPTNKGTTNIFFKTRMCAKFRLGTCRNGEGCNFAHGIEDLRQPPPNWQELVGGREEERPSGNWDDDQKIIHRMKLCKKYYNGEECPYGDRCNFLHEDPAKFRDDMGRFRESSAISIGTTAPPAGHGTASEQSEGNRPLNGGSSDAFQGNTKPVYPVYWKTKLCTKWETTGHCPFGEKCHFAHGQTELQGMNGRIDGDFGNMGSGLTRIGSVSTKIHNLPANDPPPVTSSAPSLDEKAQAKNCLFKWKGPRKINRIYGDWLDDMPLVHNLPSQVES; translated from the exons ATGAATTACCCTGAATCTCGCTCTTCCTTTATGAGAACGCCCCAATCAACTTATGCTGGCAGTGATGCTATTGGGATTTGGCCTGAATTTCCTATGAATGATTGGCAATTTGACCCACATTCAGAATttgaacaacaacaacaacaacaatcaCCTCCCTTCAAAAGACTTAGACATTCTGAGGACAACCAATCGAATATTGTGCAATGCACTCCTACAATTCCCAGGATGCCCTCAAATCCTCCAACCAATAAGGGGACAACTAATATTTTCTTCAAAACTCGTATGTGTGCAAAGTTTAGATTGGGTACTTGTAGGAACGGTGAAGGTTGCAACTTTGCTCATGGCATCGAGGATCTGCGTCAGCCTCCTCCAAATTGGCAAGAACTTGTTGGCGGACGCGAGGAAGAACGCCCATCGGGGAATTGGGATGATGATCAGAAGATAATACATCGGATGAAGTTGTGTAAGAAGTATTACAACGGAGAGGAATGTCCGTATGGGGACAGATGTAATTTTCTTCATGAAGATCCGGCGAAGTTCAGGGATGATATGGGGAGGTTTAGGGAGAGTTCAGCTATTAGCATTGGAACAACAGCTCCTCCTGCAGGGCATGGAACTGCATCCGAGCAATCAGAAGGTAATAGGCCCTTAAACGGTGGCAGTTCAGATGCTTTTCAAGGAAATACGAAGCCTGTTTATCCTGTGTATTGGAAAACAAAGTTATGTACAAAGTGGGAGACAACAGGCCATTGCCcctttggtgagaaatgtcacttTGCTCATGGGCAAACAG AGTTGCAGGGCATGAATGGACGCATTGATGGTGACTTCGGGAATATGGGTTCTGGTTTGACAAGGATTGGTTCCGTTTCAACAAAAATTCACAACCTTCCTGCTAATGATCCACCTCCAGTGACATCAAGTGCCCCTTCTTTGGATGAAAAAGCCCAGGCTAAAAATTGCTTGTTCAAGTGGAAAGGACCTAGGAAAATCAACAGGATTTATGGGGATTGGCTCGATGATATGCCATTGGTACACAATTTGCCAAGTCAGGTGGAGAGCTGA
- the LOC107953710 gene encoding broad specificity amino-acid racemase RacX, whose product MFDGGMTMCFHTVNCPQILGNISKNRSRSRTKLNPCFAVKVCSILLQSDESGNLSESKKISSSYSAQVKPQAQNSLLSQANTVGIIGGVSVLSTLIFLEKLVWWSSRNGEESVPFVVCSDPSIDGALASQASIQSSFDETAQNEANHEAIVRNLRHKRVFLEQSGASCIVMPCHISNAWHEQISEGCSLPFFHIGECAAKELKEAKLKPHGTGSNVRIGVLAATETIAAASYQDQLGNQGFEVVLPDKATMEHILIPAIESLNKRDTEGARNLLRIAIQVLLIGAVNVVILASDELQNILPREDPLLKKCMDPMDALARSTIKWAKTGKQGMQKNTC is encoded by the exons ATGTTTGATGGAGGCATGACTATGTGTTTCCATACTGTAAACTGCCCCCAAATATTAGGTAACATAAGCAAAAACAGAAGTAGGAGTAGAACAAAGTTGAACCCATGTTTTGCAGTGAAGGTGTGTTCAATTCTTTTACAAAGTGATGAGAGTGGAAACCTATCAGAGTCCAAAAAGATATCAAGTTCATATTCAGCACAAGTAAAACCCCAAGCTCAGAATTCCCTGCTTAGCCAAGCAAACACTGTAGGTATAATTGGAGGGGTTTCTGTTCTGTCCACTCTTATTTTCCTGGAGAAACTTGTGTGGTGGAGCTCAAGAAATGGAGAAGAAAGTGTGCCTTTTGTAGTTTGCAGCGATCCTTCCATAGATGGGGCACTTGCTTCTCAAGCTTCAATTCAGTCATCTTTCGATGAAACGGCTCAAAATGAAGCGAACCATGAAGCTATTGTCCGGAATTTGAGGCACAAAAGAGTGTTCCTTGAGCAGTCTGGTGCTAGCTGCATAGTTATGCCGTGCCATATCTCAAATGCATGGCATGAACAGATATCAGAGGGCTGCTCACTGCCATTTTTTCATATTGGTGAATGTGCTGCTAAGGAGCTCAAGGAAGCAAAACTGAAGCCACATGGTACTGGGAGTAATGTGCGGATTGGGGTGCTGGCTGCCACTGAAACTATAGCTGCTGCTTCTTACCAGGATCAACTAGGGAATCAG GGGTTTGAGGTAGTTTTGCCAGACAAAGCAACCATGGAACACATTCTAATTCCAGCGATCGAATCATTGAACAAACGAGACACCGAAGGGGCTCGGAATCTATTAAGAATAGCAATCCAGGTGCTTTTGATCGGGGCCGTCAATGTTGTCATCCTTGCTTCTGATGAGCTTCAGAATATATTACCTAGAGAAGATCCTCTTCTGAAGAAATGTATGGATCCGATGGATGCCTTAGCCCGATCAACCATAAAATGGGCTAAAACTGGAAAACAAGGTATGCAGAAGAATACTTGCTAG
- the LOC107956578 gene encoding uncharacterized protein At1g15400, with product MEKTGLQRSTTSFRRQGSSGLIWDDKFLSGDLNKMKLNNQRSRSENGDGNMYRTTMKVAPPSFDPPSPKVSGCGFCGIFGKPEAAPKKRRSKKR from the coding sequence ATGGAGAAGACTGGTCTTCAAAGGTCTACGACTTCGTTCAGGAGACAAGGCTCATCAGGGTTGATTTGGGATGACAAGTTTTTATCAGGTGACTTGAACAAAATGAAGCTTAACAATCAACGTAGCCGATCGGAAAATGGTGACGGGAATATGTACCGGACGACGATGAAGGTGGCGCCCCCTAGCTTCGACCCTCCTTCTCCTAAGGTCTCTGGTTGTGGCTTTTGTGGGATTTTTGGCAAACCGGAAGCAGCGCCCAAAAAGAGAAGATCAAAGAAACGTTAG
- the LOC107953707 gene encoding mediator of RNA polymerase II transcription subunit 17 isoform X2: MDGNLEISLDKLPIKRLESIEENGVERYPSDSSYDEKRVSLIRRIDFAWALEDDEERERKKRQKKSSKDASATWQWQSMVENLQLAHQELSVIIDLINTVDANDAVTVAGMTRPKPLLNEVLSDLAVSAATKLQCYRQLGKYFKQSAKALEEQIAREARFYGALIRLQQNWKVKRQRLASAASSSEGFIIDLFDNSLYDSAAMCRPSSLSTIRVDHDSAGMLAINLPPNSCRSLHFGFLGVHSADIPKELGKIRTRGSVEQCTREREKESVSDDEYIKETHTLLREVHQSIFDDQVFEMLNREAFNQSIGVNVTGIRENYLQLSIGQGNTLFISLVPSSKGDDQDAANTQDSESAIVPLDSFDNVKLEEGKHGTSKRKWGFPNRTSCEIYLQQIVHEHAFVKAKDKPNLSGTRVSGQSGKDGPGLLGHFCLSLAHRIFSNRVLVELENVVCRVPYLHLMTHPTWHSQTSSWTIFLKVPQSILHAESQSLKSDFQNMKDAVKSQFRTKVVVNDDRINVEGDGAPNVVSLFKRSSENISSVNKYECDLADLPVIILLQGDTVSLVAHVNPEDIKGGITWWLVMEDGSTDDWKLQMDMYDGASEYRKFLGHLTLDVLYSTLMDLVSLCGGGRNH; this comes from the exons atggacgGAAATCTTGAAATCTCCTTGGATAAACTTCCCATTAAGCGCCTCGAATCTATAGAAGAAAACGGCGTCGAACGATACCCTTC AGATTCGAGCTACGATGAGAAGCGAGTGTCGCTTATACGGAGAATAGACTTCGCGTGGGCGTTGGAGGATGACGAAGAAAGGGAGAGGAAGAAGAGGCAGAAGAAGAGCTCCAAAGATGCCTCCGCTACGTGGCAGTGGCAGAGCATGGTTGAGAATCTCCAGTTGGCTCACCAGGAGCTCTCCGTCATCATCGACCTTATCAACACT gTGGACGCTAATGATGCTGTAACAGTTGCTGGCATGACCAGGCCTAAGCCATTACTTAATGAGGTCCTGTCTGATCTTGCTGTATCTGCTGCAACTAAGCTACAATGTTACCGG CAATTGGGTAAATACTTCAAACAGTCTGCCAAAGCTTTGGAAGAGCAGATTGCTAGGGAAGCAAGATTTTATGGTGCTCTAATAAG ATTGCAGCAAAATTGGAAGGTTAAACGACAACGGCTGGCTTCTGCGGCATCTAGTAGTGAAGGTTTCATTATTGATCTTTTTGATAATTCATTATATGATTCAGCAGCAATGTGTCGCCCATCTTCTCTTTCTACCATTCGTGTTGACCATGATTCAGCTGGAATGCTTGCTATAAACTTACCTCCAAATTCATGTCGGTCTCTTCATTTTGGTTTTCTTGGTGTGCATTCTGCTGATATCCCAAAAGAATTGGGTAAGATCAGGACCCGTGGCTCAGTTGAGCAGTGCACAAGAGAGCGTGAGAAAGAATCAGTGAGTGATGATGAGTATATCAAAGAAACACATACTCTCCTTCGAGAAGTTCATCAATCAATCTTTGATGATCAG GTGTTTGAGATGTTGAATCGTGAAGCATTCAACCAATCTATTGGTGTGAATGTAACTGGAATACGAGAAAATTATTTACAATTAAGCATAGGTCAAGGAAACACTCTTTTCATATCACTTGTGCCATCTAGCAAGGGTGATGATCAGGACGCTGCCAATACCCAGGATTCAGAATCTGCAATTGTGCCTTTAGACTCATTTGATAATGTGAAATTAGAAGAAGGAAAACATGGTACTTCTAAAAGGAAATGGGGTTTCCCTAATCGTACCAGTTGCGAAATTTATCTGCAGCAAATTGTTCATGAACATGCATTTGTTAAGGCAAAGGATAAACCAAATTTATCTGGTACTCGTGTATCTGGTCAATCAGGAAAGGATGGACCTGGTCTTCTTGGTCATTTCTGTCTGTCTCTGGCTCATAGAATCTTTTCGAACAGAGTTCTCGTGGAGCTGGAAAATGTG GTTTGCAGGGTCCCATATCTCCATTTGATGACCCATCCTACTTGGCATTCTCAGACATCTTCTTGGACAATCTTCTTGAAAGTTCCTCAGTCCATTCTTCATGCAGAATCTCAATCCCTGAAATCAGACTTCCAGAACATGAAGGATGCTGTAAAATCACAATTTCGTACCAAGGTGGTGGTCAATGATGACCGTATTAATGTTGAAGGGGACGGTGCTCCTAATGTTGTTAGCCTGTTCAAAAGAAGTTCTGAAAACATATCTTCTGTAAACAAATATGAATGTGACTTGGCCGATCTTCCTGTTATAATATTGCTGCAG GGGGATACTGTTAGTCTGGTGGCCCATGTGAACCCAGAGGACATCAAAGGCGGCATCACTTGGTGGTTAGTGATGGAAGATGGTTCCACAGATGATTGGAAACTTCAAATGGACATGTATGATGGTGCATCTGAGTATAGGAAGTTTTTGGGGCATTTAACTTTGGATGTATTATACTCCACCTTGATGGACTTGGTTAGCTTGTGTGGTGGAGGCCGAAACCACTGA
- the LOC107953707 gene encoding mediator of RNA polymerase II transcription subunit 17 isoform X1 has product MDGNLEISLDKLPIKRLESIEENGVERYPSDSSYDEKRVSLIRRIDFAWALEDDEERERKKRQKKSSKDASATWQWQSMVENLQLAHQELSVIIDLINTVDANDAVTVAGMTRPKPLLNEVLSDLAVSAATKLQCYRQLGKYFKQSAKALEEQIAREARFYGALIRLQQNWKVKRQRLASAASSSEGFIIDLFDNSLYDSAAMCRPSSLSTIRVDHDSAGMLAINLPPNSCRSLHFGFLGVHSADIPKELGKIRTRGSVEQCTREREKESVSDDEYIKETHTLLREVHQSIFDDQVFEMLNREAFNQSIGVNVTGIRENYLQLSIGQGNTLFISLVPSSKGDDQDAANTQDSESAIVPLDSFDNVKLEEGKHGTSKRKWGFPNRTSCEIYLQQIVHEHAFVKAKDKPNLSGTRVSGQSGKDGPGLLGHFCLSLAHRIFSNRVLVELENVVCRVPYLHLMTHPTWHSQTSSWTIFLKVPQSILHAESQSLKSDFQNMKDAVKSQFRTKVVVNDDRINVEGDGAPNVVSLFKRSSENISSVNKYECDLADLPVIILLQAASQVICWLHEEALMVGIKTNRDFLCLTFELEQGDTVSLVAHVNPEDIKGGITWWLVMEDGSTDDWKLQMDMYDGASEYRKFLGHLTLDVLYSTLMDLVSLCGGGRNH; this is encoded by the exons atggacgGAAATCTTGAAATCTCCTTGGATAAACTTCCCATTAAGCGCCTCGAATCTATAGAAGAAAACGGCGTCGAACGATACCCTTC AGATTCGAGCTACGATGAGAAGCGAGTGTCGCTTATACGGAGAATAGACTTCGCGTGGGCGTTGGAGGATGACGAAGAAAGGGAGAGGAAGAAGAGGCAGAAGAAGAGCTCCAAAGATGCCTCCGCTACGTGGCAGTGGCAGAGCATGGTTGAGAATCTCCAGTTGGCTCACCAGGAGCTCTCCGTCATCATCGACCTTATCAACACT gTGGACGCTAATGATGCTGTAACAGTTGCTGGCATGACCAGGCCTAAGCCATTACTTAATGAGGTCCTGTCTGATCTTGCTGTATCTGCTGCAACTAAGCTACAATGTTACCGG CAATTGGGTAAATACTTCAAACAGTCTGCCAAAGCTTTGGAAGAGCAGATTGCTAGGGAAGCAAGATTTTATGGTGCTCTAATAAG ATTGCAGCAAAATTGGAAGGTTAAACGACAACGGCTGGCTTCTGCGGCATCTAGTAGTGAAGGTTTCATTATTGATCTTTTTGATAATTCATTATATGATTCAGCAGCAATGTGTCGCCCATCTTCTCTTTCTACCATTCGTGTTGACCATGATTCAGCTGGAATGCTTGCTATAAACTTACCTCCAAATTCATGTCGGTCTCTTCATTTTGGTTTTCTTGGTGTGCATTCTGCTGATATCCCAAAAGAATTGGGTAAGATCAGGACCCGTGGCTCAGTTGAGCAGTGCACAAGAGAGCGTGAGAAAGAATCAGTGAGTGATGATGAGTATATCAAAGAAACACATACTCTCCTTCGAGAAGTTCATCAATCAATCTTTGATGATCAG GTGTTTGAGATGTTGAATCGTGAAGCATTCAACCAATCTATTGGTGTGAATGTAACTGGAATACGAGAAAATTATTTACAATTAAGCATAGGTCAAGGAAACACTCTTTTCATATCACTTGTGCCATCTAGCAAGGGTGATGATCAGGACGCTGCCAATACCCAGGATTCAGAATCTGCAATTGTGCCTTTAGACTCATTTGATAATGTGAAATTAGAAGAAGGAAAACATGGTACTTCTAAAAGGAAATGGGGTTTCCCTAATCGTACCAGTTGCGAAATTTATCTGCAGCAAATTGTTCATGAACATGCATTTGTTAAGGCAAAGGATAAACCAAATTTATCTGGTACTCGTGTATCTGGTCAATCAGGAAAGGATGGACCTGGTCTTCTTGGTCATTTCTGTCTGTCTCTGGCTCATAGAATCTTTTCGAACAGAGTTCTCGTGGAGCTGGAAAATGTG GTTTGCAGGGTCCCATATCTCCATTTGATGACCCATCCTACTTGGCATTCTCAGACATCTTCTTGGACAATCTTCTTGAAAGTTCCTCAGTCCATTCTTCATGCAGAATCTCAATCCCTGAAATCAGACTTCCAGAACATGAAGGATGCTGTAAAATCACAATTTCGTACCAAGGTGGTGGTCAATGATGACCGTATTAATGTTGAAGGGGACGGTGCTCCTAATGTTGTTAGCCTGTTCAAAAGAAGTTCTGAAAACATATCTTCTGTAAACAAATATGAATGTGACTTGGCCGATCTTCCTGTTATAATATTGCTGCAG GCTGCGAGCCAAGTGATTTGCTGGCTTCATGAGGAAGCTCTTATGGTGGGAATAAAAACAAATCGTGATTTCTTGTGCTTGACTTTTGAACTAGAACAGGGGGATACTGTTAGTCTGGTGGCCCATGTGAACCCAGAGGACATCAAAGGCGGCATCACTTGGTGGTTAGTGATGGAAGATGGTTCCACAGATGATTGGAAACTTCAAATGGACATGTATGATGGTGCATCTGAGTATAGGAAGTTTTTGGGGCATTTAACTTTGGATGTATTATACTCCACCTTGATGGACTTGGTTAGCTTGTGTGGTGGAGGCCGAAACCACTGA